A genomic window from Camelina sativa cultivar DH55 chromosome 2, Cs, whole genome shotgun sequence includes:
- the LOC104730300 gene encoding uncharacterized protein At5g41620-like: MESKVRRGRGVVVEEEVERQKVERLVEKLKNHNHRINPSSSTPVHVSFIPNSTLVVSSSRKLAAAFWEFHHYHSSASSSSDIMHRGANGFAGASNNRRQRHGKAVVKENGLDLSQFLRDPSPDHQPDSAGSLRRQIGQMLIKHHKSIDRNNHALQPVSPASYGSSLEVTTYNKAVTPSSSLEFRGRLSREPHYNLKTSTELLKVLNRIWSLEEQHVSNISLIKALKTELAHSRLRIKELLRYQQADRHELDGVVKQLAEEKMSRKNKEVERISSAVQSMRKELEDERKLRKRSESLHRKLARELSEVKSSLSNCVKELERGAKSNKMMELLCDEFAKEIKSYEEEIHGLKKKNLDKDWAGRAGGDQLVLHIAESWLDERTQMRLEGGDTLNGNNRSVLDKLEVEIETFLQEKRNEVPRNRRNSLESVPFNTLSAPPRDVDCEEDSAGSDSNCFELKKPVLSHGDETVKPNQLNKDGLIDEKPKGKTGSPSSFQVNFEDQMAWAISSNGKKKTSRANEDVVEEEEEDVKPEKSNNVKKPEDEIDQCATTNKNDVMGEMIRTHRRLLSETREIDEASCNFPSSRRQASPIRQWISRTVAPELLGSSDNAIAHGVKDSTLKTKLAKSSKSRLRLFKG, from the exons ATGGAAAGTAAAGTGAGAAGAGGCAGAGgagtagtagtagaagaagaagtagagagacAGAAAGTGGAAAGATTGGTGGAAAAGTTAAAGAATCATAATCATCGAATTAATCCATCTTCATCAACTCCAGTGCACGTTAGTTTCATCCCTAACTCAACCCTTGTTGTTTCCTCCTCTAGAAAGCTCGCTGCTGCTTTCTGGGAGTTTCATCACTACcactcctctgcttcttcttcttctgatataATGCACCGCGGCGCGAATGGTTTCGCCGGAGCTAGTAATAACCGTCGACAACGTCACGGCAAGGCCGTGGTTAAGGAGAATGGTCTCGACCTCTCTCAATTCCTTCGAGATCCTTCTCCTGATCATcag CCAGATAGTGCGGGAAGTCTAAGGAGGCAGATTGGTCAAATGTTGATAAAGCATCATAAATCTATCGACCGTAACAATCACGCTCTTCAGCCTGTATCTCCTGCTAGTTACGGAAGCTCCCTTGAG GTTACGACATACAACAAAGCGGTAACTCCAAGTAGTTCACTGGAGTTCAGAGGGAGACTGTCTAGAGAACCTCACTACAATCTCAAGACATCAACTGAACTTCTTAAAGTATTGAACCGTATTTGGAGCCTCGAGGAGCAGCATGTCTCCAATATCTCCTTGATAAAAGCTTTGAAAACCGAGCTGGCTCATTCACGTCTTCGAATCAAGGAGCTTCTAAGGTACCAGCAAGCCGATAGACACGAGCTAGACGGTGTGGTGAAGCAACTGGCTGAAGAAAAAATGTCGAGAAAGAATAAGGAAGTTGAGCGGATAAGCTCTGCGGTTCAGTCTATGAGGAAAGAGTTAGAAGATGAGAGGAAACTTAGGAAACGTTCTGAGAGTTTGCATAGGAAACTGGCACGTGAGCTCTCGGAAGTGAAGTCTTCGTTGTCTAACTGTGTCAAGGAGCTTGAGAGAGGAGCTAAATCAAATAAGATGATGGAGCTGCTCTGCGATGAGTTTGCCAAAGAGATCAAGAGTTACGAAGAGGAGATTCacggtttaaagaagaagaatcttgatAAGGATTGGGCGGGTCGAGCTGGAGGAGATCAACTGGTTCTTCATATTGCTGAATCTTGGCTTGACGAAAGGACGCAGATGAGATTAGAAGGTGGAGATACATTGAATGGTAACAACAGATCAGTGCTTGATAAGCTCGAGGTTGAGATCGAGACCTTTCTTCAGGAGAAGCGGAATGAAGTACCGAGAAACCGAAGGAACTCACTTGAATCTGTTCCGTTCAACACCTTGAGTGCACCACCACGGGATGTAGACTGTGAAGAAGACTCTGCAGGAAGCGATTCGAATTGCTTTGAGCTCAAGAAACCTGTTCTGTCTCACGGAGACGAAACTGTGAAACCTAACCAACTTAACAAAGACGGTTTGATTGATGAAAAGCCGAAAGGCAAAACTGGAAGCCCTTCGAGTTTCCAAGTTAACTTCGAGGATCAAATGGCGTGGGCAATATCGAGTAACGGAAAGAAGAAAACCTCCCGAGCTAATGAAGACGTagtagaagaggaagaagaagatgtgaagCCTGAGAAGAGCAACAACGTTAAGAAACCAGAAGATGAGATTGATCAGTGTGCTACTACGAACAAGAACGATGTAATGGGGGAAATGATTCGAACACACAGAAGGTTATTGTCTGAAACCCGTGAAATCGATGAAGCGTCTTGCAATTTCCCATCTTCTCGAAGACAAGCTAGTCCCATTCGACAATGGATTTCAAGAACCGTCGCACCTGAGCTTCTTGGCTCGTCGGATAATGCGATAGCTCATGGAGTTAAGGATAGTACTTTGAAAACTAAGCTAGCAAAGAGTTCAAAGTCGCGTCTTCGGCTATTCAAAGGCTAA